Below is a window of Rhodamnia argentea isolate NSW1041297 chromosome 11, ASM2092103v1, whole genome shotgun sequence DNA.
TGTCAGTTATAAGGAGAGGGATTTTTAGACCAAGTGTGGCAGCAGGTACTTTGATACCGATAAGCCCCATCTGTCTAGATCCTTTTACACATGGTAAAGAAGAATCTTACATCAATATATAAAAAGCTTAACTTTGAATCGAAACATAGGGCAACAAAAATATGAGATTTCGTGTAATTTGACTTATTTATGAGGGCTCGTGGGTTACAATTATCGTATCCCGCATGTCGTGTCGCCGCTAAGTCAACCATGATAGAGCTTCTTACGTGATCAAGCACATGAAAACTTAAAACTTGTCGTGAAATTATCCTATTCACATGCTAAAGAACATTTACTATGAACATGGCTGTCCAtagtctctttcttttttcttcttcttttttgaatttgagaaaacgacacatatggtccatgaactttggttcaatatgcaatgtgatccttgaacctTTAATTTGTCTattatgatccttgaactttagcctaatattcaatgtgatccctgaacttttaatttgttcgatgtagtacttgaacttttggtacatgttcaattttgtCCTTAGACcgtatgaaaaatgttcaatgtcgtTCCCGATCTTAAATTAATAGGGGGATTAcactgaatatttttatatagttcatgAACTACTTTggacatgtaccaaaagtttagggaccgcattaaataagtttaaaattcaagaaccatattaaacattaagctaaagttcagatatcacattgaataaattaaaaattcatgaatcatacTGCGCATTAgataaaaatttaagacttaTTTGTGTCTTATCCCTTTCAATTTCTTAGCAGAGAGGCATGATTCGTGAATAATAAAAGCAGCAGGAATGATTGCCATCCCTTTTCTCAAACAACAATCATAGGGTCAATTGTTCCCGCATGAATTGTTATAAGGAACAATATTTGACCTAAACAAAAGAGATTTATTACAAAAAGCAGTCCCTTTTCTTCGCTTTTTCCTCTTGTGTCCAACAGAAACTGGTCGTGAAATCAAAACCCAGTAAAGAAaaagcaagggaaaaaaaaaaaaaaacaaaagttgtaATGAGAGATCAACCCAATCCAATATATAGGGGAAGCAAGATGGGTGGACCGAATTAAGAATTGCCCGACCAAACTAAATCGGCCGGTTTGATCCGGTTCCCGGCTCCATAAAATTAGAACCGATGATTTTCGGTCTTGgaacgattattttttaaatataaacctGATAATTCattggttatttttttcttaaaaataatcttaattttaattaatatattaaaattaaagttagTATTTCTCACTCTTATTAATAATTCACCGATGATTTTTGCTTCTATTGGACTAATCGGATCGGACTGATCTTAGGACCATCTGATTGATTCCCGatctcaaaaattgagaatccGATCAGGTTTTCGATTCTTGAGTGGGATCGGATCAAATTAGGAATCAATCCATCCTACAATTCAGCACGAGGGCTCACTCCCCAAAGTACGAACCCAGTCCTCTATCAGTGTATCTCATGCATATCCATTCAAAACGTTGACAGTTTTTTATTCAAAACACTTTCAAACCACCACTTTTCCCGACACCACCGGATCGCACCACGCTGAAACTAATtattgctagagagagagagagagagagagagagttgtgatTCTGCTATATAGGCTATACAGGTGAAGGTGTAGAGACCAGACCCACCTGATGTACTAGTCTGCTAGTTTCATATATAGACATTATCAGTTGCTCATAAGGGACCAGACACAGACAGACTGCAAGAGAaaaggcaagagagagagagagagagagagagagagagagagttctgaTTCTGCATAAAGATGTAAATTTTTGCAGACGAAGGAGGGCATGGAAGAACTCAAAGATGTGTTCCAGTGCAGCTACAGACACGCTTCACGGCTTCAGTCTGTcccaagaaaaaacaagaatgaAAAATCTCATCCCAGATCCCAAAGCGATCGTGGGGAGAGGGGCCGAAGTTAGAGATCCGCaagtcttcttcatcttcaaaagtgttatcatgaaAAAAGGGAAACGGGCGAGGACTACTGCTTTTTGGTCCCATAATGTCATGTAAAGCGAAACATTTTGTTCCACAATCGGTGAATAGAGGTACAGTTCTTGAATTCGAACTATCTGTCGCTGCACGCGTTCGTCGTTCAACTGCCGTCGTTCGATAAGATAGTAGATTTTGCTGTACCAAGGCGATATCGGAATGTACATGAAAATCTTGTGTACCAATTCTCGAACTTTATCAAGAAAACCTTGCCCAGATGGTAATTCATTTGAATGCAAATTTTGGTGAGATGAGAGATAGGACATGTCAAGAGATCAATCGAATGCTCATGTAGACATAAAGAGACTAACATTCCAATGGAAAGGAGATCTTTTGCCCATTTCCACTTTGGTTAAATCATGCAGATAAGAAGAATGAAACGGGAAATTAACGGTACTTACAGAAGCAAGCAACACAAAGCATGAacaaaggggggaaaaaaactaTAGAATATGACCGTGAACCTCTACACAGCATCGGTTACAAATTAGAGAATACTAAAACCTAATGATTAGCATCTTAACAAATACACACAGTTAATacaaaaggaaataatcaaaaagcatgccatttctagtttttttttttttttgggctactGTTACATGTGGAATTCGTTTGAACCCGACAAGTTAAACACAAGAACAGACATGGAAAACCCAACATTTCTGattaatttctttgtttctgAAGCTATATTTTTCAGCTTCTAAATTATGGAActtaccctctttttttttttaatataaaaattctGTGTCTCTCTAACATCCTCAGCTAGGGCAAAGCAGTGTATTGAAACCCTTGACCTGATCCTTTGCTGTTCCAGTTGCCggtattgttgttgttgttgttgtcgttgCCGTTACTGCTGCTGTTGGTCGGGCTCGGTGTTGTAACCGATGCGTACGCGTTCCCAAAGAACCACTCCGTCACCGACGAGCCTTCCTTCCTCGAGCTACCGGCAGCGTCCAGGTTCTGGAACAAGACAGGCTGTCGCAAGTTCTGCGGCTGATCCTCCAAAGTTGCGGCGGCAGAGAGGTTGATCGATGAGACGGCGTCACCGCCTCCGTTGTCAGCCTTGGCATTGCGGTGGTTGTTATCGTCTCCACCGAACAGCATAGCCAGCCTCTGCTGCTGCAGCTTCCAGTGCAGATCCTGGTTGATCGAGCTCAGCGACTCGATGGAGGTCGCGAGATTGCTGTCGACCTTCATCGAACTGCCTGGCTCCTGAAGCACACCGGAGGTACCAAACCCCGGAGCAGCCGTGATGAAGGGAGGGAGCGCGTGATAATTGTTGAACCCGAGAAGAGAGCCGCTGGAACCCGCCATCGGGTCTAGAGAGAAACAAGTGCTAGCACTGGAagtagcggcggcggcggccgccgCCGTGTCGATGGCCGATGCATCCGAAAACGAGGAGAACTGGCTATAAATTCCAGGGGCTGGTGGGTTGTGATTCTGAACCGCCTTAGAGAAATTAGGAAGCCCACCGAGCTGGAAATCCATGGCCGGGGACAACCCGTGGAAGAGCTTGAAGCCGCCGAGCTCTGGGTGGGGTTGGGCCGGCGCCGCCACGGAGTAGTACTCCTTAGGGTCGGCCGCCCCGCCGGGGAAGAGCCTGCACGAGGCGGAGGAGGGCTTGAGCTTCTTGTTCTTGCGGCATCCGCCGCCGATCGGGACGTTGCGGAGGGCGCCGCCCTTGGTCCAGTAGCGGCGGCAGGTCTTGCAGAAGTGGCGGGGCTGGGTGAGGCTGTAGTTGTTGTAGTAGCAGAACTTGGTGTTGGACGAGTCGCACCTCGGGCACTTCAGGGCTTGCTCCGGCGGCTTCCCCGACGACGAGGACGACGCGGCCTTGCGCGAGCCGGAGCTCGGGGTGGCCTCGTCCTTACCCTCCATCGGAGGTGGCTTGGGCGGAGTGGTACCGGGTTGAGTCATTTagcactgagagagagagagagagagagagagagagagagagagaacttagTTAGGGTGGATGAGTGGTGTGTTGGATTTCCCTTGGGAGAGGGAAAGAGGGAGGGAATTGAATGGTTTCATGGATGGAGTTGATGAGAAATCAgtagagaaggaggaggaggaagaagatgagctcCTGTGAACTTCATCAAAGAGAGAGTTGTCTCTTGGGTGGCATAGGATTAGCCAGGGCTAGAAATaggaaattatatatatatatatatgtatatatatatatatatatagagataaAAGaagtctttatttttatttattgagaaaAGAAGGGTGATCGATTTGAAACTGAATCGGCAGTGCGAAAGGGATCTGCGACTAGCTTTAATAATTGGGCCTTCTGTGGATGCACAGACAAATTTTAAACCAAGGGAGACAAAAAGTGAAGGTGATCTAATTTGTATTAGAGCtccccccacctctctctctctctctctttatatatTTCTTGTGGATTTCATTTATCAGGTTTAATTTATTTCAAGTAACAAGTAAAAAACTTATTTTTAGTAAGGAATATGCTTATGTGATAGTTTCCTATGTACCACAAGATTGATAGCGTGTTGTAAGCCacataaattaaagaaaaaaataagtaaaaattattgtgggttTTATTCCTTTAAGAATTTGTGACCTATAATATGTTATTATTCTCATAGTCACCCAAAAGCTGTTATATTAACAAAGTCATTCTAATAAATCATGTTCATCAACAATAAAGAGTACCTAATTTATAGTAACTTAAAactttcctatttttcaaatgGAAAATGAATTTACTTGCGTAGCAAAGTATAGCTATTATCGGTAACGTTATGTATTTTGGGGTACATTACATTTTATTCAATACTAAAGCGGGTCTATTTATTGGTAAAAATTATTTGTTCACAGTAAACTTTACTTATTCATGGTTAATCTTCTAAAAATTCATATGAACATAGTATATTGAATTTGCTTGATTAGCACTACTTACCATCAAAATAACCAATtctaaggctctatttgttttgtgaaaaatgaattatttggaaagtattttcctaaaaataattgcttgtattgTTTACACAAATAAATGAATGataaatgttttcatcatctaCGAAAATGTctaaacataaattgttttcgataatgaaaatattttccattgattaataattttaaaacaTACAATCGAAtgttttttgaaatatatttttcaaatcattcatttttcgcgaaacgaacatAACCTTAGTAAAAGCAAGTTGTGTTTTTGCAAATGAAAGTTACTAGGTAAATACTAGTTGTTTGTGGCtactgcaatttttttcttataaaagcATGTTCTTTTTGGTAAATGCAGCATGACCTTGGTAAACAGTAACTGTTCTTCAATTAGATATAGGCGtttgtttggggtttttcatgcatataggaaaatatttacCTTGAATGAATAGGATTATCACAAATGGTTTACCAACGAACAAATAAAATTTACCAGTACTTCTTGTAAACATAACTTGTTGTCGGTAAGTGTAAACTATTGTCAATAAATGAGAGTTACATTATTGGCCACTATGTTGTGGGTACACTCCAAAGGTGACATCAGTGGGCATTCCACATGGCACTCGCTGGAGGACTATCTTGAAAATTTGTGCGAAGGTCTAAGAATAAATTGTTATACTTAAAAGTCTAGGGCTATATCCATATTGACATAtgtataaaaattttatgactgatATGAATAGTTTTCTCAACTTTAGCAAAACCCATCTCGTCAAAATCACATTTGAAGATGACTAAGCATGAGAAGGGCATTCACACATCATGGATGGATGTTGCAACATCACGTCTATTGGCATGAAAGTAACACCCTAAACACAAAGCGGATTCAAAACTTGTTTAATAACCCATAAGCGTTTAAATGGGTTATACAAACTTAATAAGTCAGCATAATGGGtttacaaaataaagagatcAAAATTAATGGGTTTTATAAATAGATCCATTTTGAACCCATTTACAAGGTACTTAACACAATTCATTTAAGAGGCATgtaccctttctttttttctttttttttcctacaaaGCTAGCAAGGGCACCGAAGGACCCTCACCTGTGACCCTTGCCCTCTACCAGCAAGGGTCGGGCCGCCCTCATCGGtcttagaagaaaataaagaacaaatgtaaaatagaataaaacaatatattttttaaaagaaataaaaatgaaaaaaaatcagtttttaaattacaaaaaaaggaaaatcatatgtttttaaattataaaagttgtCCACAATAATTTAGTATGGTAATGTAATATTTGCAAAAATAgataagaaataagttttcttaaattggattaaatatagaaattattTAGTAATATGTGTCGGATCGGATATGAATCAGGTCGGTTATAGATCAAAAAATTGCACCACGAATAAAATAAGCGATAAATGAATTAATGGATCAATTTAGATAAGATTATTCATGACTCTATTTAAATTCGATTCCATCTATCTGTTTAATAAGTCCAAACACAACATAAATCCCGAATGGCGTATCCAGAGAAGgtcaagaaataaaaagaaagatgaaaatgggAAGGAAGGCCGAGTTCTGATGTGATGGGGGATGTGATGTGATGGAATATACATGGTAAACGTGAGACTAAAAGCACAGAAGTAGCAGCAGGTGCAGCAGTTGGTACGTTCGTTaagcgatagagagagagagaactcacAGAAGCAGCGGCAGTGTCTGTAGAAGCGGTGGTTGGGGctgaagcagaagcagaagcagaagcagagaGCCAAGGCAGGGCGAAACAGGGCGCAGCAGAAATCTGCAGAGGCTCGGTCTCTGCCAGTTTCCGCAGCCGCAGGGGCAGGCTTTGTCTGTTCATTCACTCTCGAGTCCTTTAGGCCTGCCTCCCCCGCCCAGACCCTTTTTTATGTCCTGGGCTTACTGTCTCTTCAAGAACAGAGTCCGGAttccttttttgtcattttgtgtCCTATTCACATATGGGGAGTCAATCTAATGTATGGGACAATTCGATGACAGAACCGATCACAGACTCATGACGCGAGATAAATTCGTTGGAGAATTACTGTCAAAATTATTTGACGTGAAATCGCGCTTCTTATGATGCGATGAAATTTTGATCACTTCAATCGGAACGAAATATTGGAATTACGTATAGAAGAGATGGAAGCATTCGGAGCTTCGGCGCTCCAAAAGGGAGGTTTGAACAGCCTCACTTCCTCCGAGTCTCGGATTTATATCCAACCCCCCATGTGCATGCCTTTGATCGTTGTTCTATTACAGGCAACTGTTTCTTCCTAGGATCCTCACTTATCTCATAACGTAGTAAGAAGCTATTATTGTTTTGGCTACGGATGTCAGAAGACATAGTAGTTCGTCATAGTAGTGGTATATAGTGTATTATGACGACCGTTTTTCTTGTGTGATACCATGTACTCCATGGTATATTTCGTCTTATTTTCACTTCATTTACTCATAAAATCGTTAAAATTTTTACCGAGCATTTGAGTTTGAGGAGGGTCTTAGgcataattatatatttttctcgaTTGTGTACATCCCCTTTTCCCTTGATTATCTAtctatttgattgattgttcttGATTTTCTAATCATATGGTATGAATATCCTGTTACCTTAAATAGTCTCATTGTACAGTTTGTAGATATGTATTATATTTCACATTGTGGAATATATAGAAGTTACTCAATCGCAGACTTTATCTACGgatacataaatttaaaacaactAAGTCTTATGCTCTTTAGTTGTCTCTTGTTGCCATCTTCAAATAGTTAGACCCGAGGTTTGATGTAATGTTGTTGGGGCTAAGGGAAAgttgaattaatagaaaaatgtaTTATTCTATATATTCTAAACAAAGAGTACAAGAGCCTATTTATAGCTTTACAGAATAACTAAGAGAAGTAACAATATACTATTACATCGGACACAATCAATTAAGATGAATCAAGGATATCTTCCGATATCCGTCAATGATATCTATCATCCAGTTTATCTCCTAATATCTGTCAATAATCTCTAACATCCTTCAAACTCTAGGTGGCTTAGAATAAGTCAACTAGAGTTTGGAGAAGAGGTCCAAATAGCGCCATGGTACATGTGCCTTAGTGAAAATATCATCGGTCGGGTCAACATATGAAGTAGAGACAAGTTGTACATTGTCATTACGCAAATGATTCCATATGAAATAACAATCGATTTCAACGTGTTTGGTGCGCTCATGAAAAATATCATTGTGTGCTATTTGCATAGCACTCTGATTGCCACGTATAGCCATTACAACCATAACGGTTCCGATATGGTATAAGCAAAAGCGCGATCATGTACTTT
It encodes the following:
- the LOC115739450 gene encoding dof zinc finger protein DOF5.7, whose protein sequence is MTQPGTTPPKPPPMEGKDEATPSSGSRKAASSSSSGKPPEQALKCPRCDSSNTKFCYYNNYSLTQPRHFCKTCRRYWTKGGALRNVPIGGGCRKNKKLKPSSASCRLFPGGAADPKEYYSVAAPAQPHPELGGFKLFHGLSPAMDFQLGGLPNFSKAVQNHNPPAPGIYSQFSSFSDASAIDTAAAAAAATSSASTCFSLDPMAGSSGSLLGFNNYHALPPFITAAPGFGTSGVLQEPGSSMKVDSNLATSIESLSSINQDLHWKLQQQRLAMLFGGDDNNHRNAKADNGGGDAVSSINLSAAATLEDQPQNLRQPVLFQNLDAAGSSRKEGSSVTEWFFGNAYASVTTPSPTNSSSNGNDNNNNNNTGNWNSKGSGQGFQYTALP